A window of the Hordeum vulgare subsp. vulgare chromosome 5H, MorexV3_pseudomolecules_assembly, whole genome shotgun sequence genome harbors these coding sequences:
- the LOC123452502 gene encoding elongation factor 1-alpha has product MGKEKTHINIVVIGHVDSGKSTTTGHLIYKLGGIDKRVIERFEKEAAEMNKRSFKYAWVLDKLKAERERGITIDIALWKFETTKYYCTVIDAPGHRDFIKNMITGTSQADCAVLIIDSTTGGFEAGISKDGQTREHALLAFTLGVKQMICCCNKMDATTPKYSKARYEEIVKEVSSYLKKVGYNPDKVPFVPISGFEGDNMIERSTNLDWYKGPTLLEALDQINEPKRPSDKPLRLPLQDVYKIGGIGTVPVGRVETGVIKPGMVVTFGPTGLTTEVKSVEMHHESLLEALPGDNVGFNVKNVAVKDLKRGFVASNSKDDPAKEAANFTSQVIIMNHPGQIGNGYAPVLDCHTSHIAVKFAELVTKIDRRSGKELEALPKFLKNGDAGIVKMIPTKPMVVETFATYPPLGRFAVRDMRQTVAVGVIKGVEKKDPTGAKVTKAAIKKK; this is encoded by the exons ATGGGTAAGGAGAAGACTCACATCAACATCGTGGTCATTGGACATGTCGACTCCGGCAAGTCGACCACCACTGGCCATCTGATCTACAAGCTTGGAGGTATTGACAAGCGTGTGATCGAGAGGTTCGAGAAGGAAGCCGCTGAGATGAACAAGAGGTCATTCAAGTACGCCTGGGTGCTTGACAAGCTCAAGGCCGAGCGTGAGAGGGGTATCACCATTGATATTGCCCTGTGGAAGTTCGAGACCACCAAGTACTACTGCACCGTCATTGATGCCCCTGGTCACCGTGACTTCATCAAGAACATGATTACTGGTACCTCCCAGGCTGACTGTGCTGTGCTCATCATTGACTCCACCACTGGTGGTTTTGAGGCCGGTATCTCCAAGGATGGCCAGACCCGCGAGCATGCCCTCCTTGCTTTCACTCTTGGAGTGAAGCAGATGATCTGCTGCTGCAACAAG ATGGACGCCACCACACCCAAGTACTCGAAGGCCCGTTATGAGGAAATCGTCAAGGAAGTCTCTTCCTACCTGAAGAAGGTCGGCTACAACCCTGACAAGGTTCCCTTCGTCCCCATCTCTGGGTTTGAGGGTGACAACATGATTGAGAGGTCCACCAACCTTGACTGGTACAAGGGCCCTACCCTTCTTGAGGCTCTTGACCAGATCAATGAGCCCAAGAGGCCCTCAGACAAGCCCCTGCGTCTTCCCCTTCAGGATGTTTACAAGATTGGTGGCATTGGAACTGTGCCCGTGGGCCGTGTTGAGACTGGTGTCATCAAGCCTGGTATGGTTGTTACCTTTGGGCCCACTGGTTTGACAACTGAGGTCAAGTCTGTTGAGATGCACCATGAGTCTCTCCTGGAGGCGCTTCCCGGTGACAATGTCGGCTTCAATGTCAAGAACGTTGCCGTCAAGGATCTGAAGCGTGGGTTTGTTGCATCCAACTCCAAGGATGACCCTGCCAAGGAGGCAGCCAACTTCACCTCCCAGGTCATCATCATGAACCACCCTGGTCAGATCGGCAATGGCTATGCCCCAGTGCTGGACTGCCACACCTCCCACATTGCTGTCAAGTTTGCTGAGCTGGTGACCAAGATCGACAGGCGATCTGGTAAGGAGCTGGAGGCGCTGCCCAAGTTCCTCAAGAACGGTGATGCTGGTATCGTGAAGATGATTCCCACCAAGCCCATGGTTGTGGAGACCTTTGCCACCTACCCTCCTCTTGGCCGTTTTGCCGTGCGTGACATGAGACAAACGGTTGCTGTCGGTGTCATCAAGGGCGTGGAGAAGAAGGACCCCACCGGTGCCAAGGTTACCAAGGCTGCCATCAAGAAGAAATAG